From Calidithermus timidus DSM 17022, a single genomic window includes:
- a CDS encoding IS110 family transposase translates to MNVGVDISRSRLDVAVGDDLSQWPNTPEGIAALIARLPSSSSVVMEATGVYYRPLAYALHRAGFAVYVVNPLQVRSYARSLLTRNKTDKADARLLARFLAQYRADLTPYEPLPEALYLASLLVRFAEGLTTQRTASLNRLHAWAYAHPRVHGLAQAVPQVLQDYRESLYSEARAVVEAYPVGASWLTSLQTLPGVGPTLALKLLAYSGDFRRFRSARAYAAYTGLTPRVYQSGELDTVARISRIGPPALRSSYYLAAVSATRTDTAQAAFYRRLVGSGKPKKLAIVAVAHRLARAAWAVCVR, encoded by the coding sequence ATGAACGTTGGCGTTGACATCTCCCGCTCTCGCCTAGATGTGGCCGTGGGCGATGATCTCTCCCAGTGGCCCAACACCCCCGAGGGCATAGCCGCCCTGATTGCCCGCTTACCCTCCAGCTCGTCGGTGGTTATGGAGGCTACCGGGGTCTATTACCGCCCCCTGGCCTATGCCCTGCACCGAGCCGGGTTCGCGGTCTACGTGGTCAACCCTTTGCAGGTGCGCTCTTACGCCAGATCGCTCCTCACCCGCAACAAGACCGATAAGGCTGACGCTCGCCTACTTGCCCGCTTCCTGGCTCAATATCGGGCTGATCTCACCCCCTATGAGCCGTTGCCTGAGGCCCTGTATCTGGCCTCTCTCCTGGTGCGCTTCGCCGAGGGCCTGACCACCCAGCGCACTGCTAGCCTCAACCGCCTGCACGCCTGGGCCTACGCCCATCCACGTGTCCACGGCCTCGCCCAGGCGGTGCCGCAAGTCCTTCAGGATTACCGTGAATCGCTCTATTCCGAGGCGCGTGCGGTGGTCGAGGCGTACCCAGTGGGCGCTTCCTGGCTCACCTCCCTGCAAACCTTGCCGGGGGTTGGCCCAACCCTGGCCCTCAAGTTGCTGGCCTACTCGGGGGACTTCCGCCGCTTCCGCTCGGCGAGGGCCTACGCGGCTTACACGGGGCTTACTCCGCGCGTTTATCAGTCGGGTGAGCTGGACACTGTGGCCCGCATCTCGCGTATCGGGCCGCCTGCGCTGCGCTCGTCCTATTACCTTGCTGCCGTCAGTGCGACCCGCACCGACACCGCGCAGGCTGCTTTCTATCGTCGTCTTGTGGGTTCGGGCAAGCCCAAGAAGCTGGCGATTGTTGCTGTTGCTCATCGCTTAGCGCGTGCGGCTTGGGCAGTTTGCGTTCGCTAG
- a CDS encoding zonular occludens toxin domain-containing protein: MIEAYVGIPGSGKSYMLVHRGLRALVRGRRLYANFAFVRENVYHWLRLRARFGHREAVLAADSIGEIRGYDELLNVYDGLLLFDEAHMWLPSRQFDLIPVEVIAFWSQHRKAGVDVLLATQRYGSVDAIVRDLVAFVYWARPAPFWLRLLTFPWTRGRRLLRYTAIMDESIGMMQRTSHGIWEGVARNDIVALDPLAASCYDTHAIFEPPIVRLQRELDPKRRAVVDRMGLAWDASKVRGGRAAPSDGLPSLSIADLATAYREGKRPHELLRERLESLREPSSSAPAPTGDRLDGLDAALSEWPWALPAT; encoded by the coding sequence ATGATTGAGGCATACGTTGGCATTCCGGGCTCGGGCAAAAGTTACATGCTCGTCCACCGGGGCCTGCGCGCTCTGGTCCGGGGTCGTCGTCTCTACGCGAATTTTGCGTTTGTTCGGGAGAACGTCTATCACTGGCTCCGCCTCAGGGCCAGATTCGGACATCGTGAGGCGGTCCTGGCTGCCGACTCCATCGGGGAGATACGCGGCTATGATGAGCTGCTGAACGTTTATGACGGCCTCCTCCTGTTCGATGAGGCGCATATGTGGCTGCCGTCGCGACAGTTTGATTTGATCCCAGTTGAGGTCATCGCATTCTGGAGCCAGCACCGCAAGGCTGGCGTCGACGTCCTGTTGGCCACGCAACGCTACGGCTCGGTGGACGCTATCGTCCGTGATCTCGTGGCGTTCGTTTACTGGGCACGTCCGGCTCCGTTCTGGCTGCGACTGCTCACGTTCCCCTGGACTCGTGGTCGCCGACTCCTCCGCTATACGGCAATCATGGATGAGTCCATCGGCATGATGCAGCGTACTAGTCATGGCATTTGGGAAGGCGTAGCCCGTAACGATATCGTCGCGCTCGACCCGCTGGCGGCTTCCTGCTACGACACGCACGCGATTTTCGAGCCTCCCATTGTGCGTTTGCAGCGAGAGTTAGATCCCAAGCGCCGGGCTGTTGTCGATCGTATGGGGCTGGCCTGGGATGCATCGAAGGTGCGCGGGGGCCGCGCTGCTCCGTCTGACGGCCTCCCGTCGCTGTCCATTGCTGATCTGGCTACTGCATATCGTGAGGGCAAACGACCGCATGAGCTGCTCCGTGAGCGGCTAGAATCGCTCCGTGAACCTTCTAGCTCTGCTCCTGCTCCTACTGGTGATCGGCTGGACGGCCTGGATGCTGCGCTCTCTGAGTGGCCCTGGGCGCTCCCGGCAACCTGA